GCGCCGCAAGAAACTGGCCGTGGTGCACAAGGCCAATGTGCTGCCTGTTACCCAGGGCCTGTTCCTGAACACCATCATGGACGAGGCCAGAAAAGTGCAGGATTTGCAGAGCTGGGACGTGATCGTGGACAACTGCGCCATGCAACTGGTGCGCAACCCTGCCCAGTACGATGTGCTGGTCGCCACCAACATGTTCGGCGACATCCTCTCTGACCTGGCAGCAGGTCTGGTGGGCGGTCTGGGCATCGCTGCCTCTGGCAACATCGGAGACAAGCACGCCATCTTTGAAAGCGTGCACGGCTCTGCCCCCGACATCGCTGGCAAGGGCATCTCCAACCCCACCGCCACCATCCTCAGTGCTGTGATGATGCTGGAACACCTCGGGGAATACGAAACCGCTGGCCGCATCTCTGCTGCCATTGACACCGTGCTGACCGAAGGTCCTCGCACCGGCGATCTGGGCGGCACCGCCAACACCCAGCAGTTCACCGATGCTGTGATCAAAGCCCTGGTCTGACCTTCACAGTAGAGATCAACACAACTCTGAAAACAACTCTGAAAACAACTCTGAAAACAACTTCGAACCCGGTCTGATGGCCGGGTTTTCTTTTGGACCCGATCACAGATCATGTGAGAATCCGGTAAGACCCGTGCTTTTACACTGAAATCAAAGCTGCAAAGCTTCCTCTTTACCGAATACGGTCCACATTGCTTCTACCTTTTTGCCCCCTGGTCTCAGGGGGTTTATTCTGTCTGCATGAGCCACCTGATGATGCTGGAACAGACCCTGTGGGTTCTGGAGCAGAAAATTGCAAATCCCATTTATGATTTTTCCTTTGAACACCTTTTTGCCTGCGGCCATCCTTACCAGGTTCCTGCAGCAATAAAGGCCATTGCCAGAATTGGAGCCATAGAGGATTATCCTGCGCTTTATCAGGCGTGGCTGGATCAGGGGGTTCATCTGGTCAACACCCCTGAAGAACACGTGCGTGCGTCAGAATTACCAGGGTGGTATCCCCTTTTGCAAGACCTGACCCCAGGAAGCATCTGGTTTGATCACCTGCCCACACCTCAGGAAATTGAAGACCAATTGGACTTTCCCATTTTCATCAAAGGTGCCCGCCAGACCAGCAAACACCAGTCATCCCTGTGCGTCGCTCGAGATTCTGCAGAGTTGCAAACCATTCTGCAGGAGTACCAGCAAGATCCCATTCTGCACTGGCAAACCCTGGTGTGCAGGGAACTCCTGGCCCTCAGAATCCTGCAAGCAGGTCAGGGAGACCAGCTGCCTGTGGCTTTTGAATTTCGCATGTTCTGGTATCGGGGAGAACTGGCTGGTGTGGGAAGGTACTGGCTGGATGGCCCCATGTATTCAGCCACACCAGCAGAAATGGCAGCCCTGCTTTCCACCGCCAGGACTGCCACACAACGGTTGAACGTTCCTTTTCTGGTGGTGGATGTGGCCCAGACCGCAGCAGGTCACTGGGTGGTCATTGAATGCAATGATGCTCAGGAAAGTGGATATGCAGGCGTTTCTGCGGTGGCCCTCTGGCAAAGAATGATCAAAATTGAAAAAAACGGTTTTTGATGTTTCAGGCTTTGCGCTGTCTGAGGGCTTCATAAAGCAGCAGGGCTCCAGCAATTCCCACATTCAGGCTGTCTGCAGTGCCCTGCATGGGGATCACCACCTGCTCGGTGGCTTGCTGCATCCAGAAGTCACTCAGACCCTCGTGTTCTGTTCCCAGACAGATGGCTGTTGCCCCCAGGTAACTTGCTTCCCAGTAGGTTTTGTGGGTGTGTGGTGTGGCTGCCAGAATGGTGAAATTTCGGCTTTTCAGAAAGTCCAGCAGGTCCTGCTCTTCTGCAGCAAAGACAGGCTGGGTGAAAACACTGCCCTGACTGGCCCGGATCACGTTGGGGTTGTAGAGGTCGGTGCCCTCTCCTGTGATGAAAACAGCATCCACACCCACACCGTCTGCTGTTCGCAGGAGGGCTCCCAGGTTTCCCGGTTTTTCCAGGCCCTGCAAAACCAGCACCAGGGCCCGCTCTGGAAGCTGCAGTTCTGACAGTTGAAATTCTGGAATGGCAGCCAGAGCCACCATTCCATCTGGGTTTTCCCGGAGGCTGATTTTCTGGAAAGCAGCCTCGGACAGCTTGATCTGCTCCAGGCCTGCAAAATCCCTGTACAGTTCGTGGGCTTCTGGGCTGAACAGCTCCTCACAGAA
This window of the Deinococcus roseus genome carries:
- a CDS encoding TrmH family RNA methyltransferase, with product MKEITSTQNPELKTLIKLQERRHRRKEGRFLIEGAREASRALLADMDLEKLYFCEELFSPEAHELYRDFAGLEQIKLSEAAFQKISLRENPDGMVALAAIPEFQLSELQLPERALVLVLQGLEKPGNLGALLRTADGVGVDAVFITGEGTDLYNPNVIRASQGSVFTQPVFAAEEQDLLDFLKSRNFTILAATPHTHKTYWEASYLGATAICLGTEHEGLSDFWMQQATEQVVIPMQGTADSLNVGIAGALLLYEALRQRKA
- a CDS encoding isocitrate/isopropylmalate dehydrogenase family protein encodes the protein MAKYRICIIEGDGIGHEVIPAAVRVLEATGLELEFVTAHAGYEYFLDHGTTVPEATLEAVEHTDATLFGAATSPSKKVEGFKGAIRFMRRHFDLYANVRPTKTRPVAGAYQNVDLILVRENTEGLYVEKERIEGDKAIAEAHISRYASERIGKYAIDLALKRRKKLAVVHKANVLPVTQGLFLNTIMDEARKVQDLQSWDVIVDNCAMQLVRNPAQYDVLVATNMFGDILSDLAAGLVGGLGIAASGNIGDKHAIFESVHGSAPDIAGKGISNPTATILSAVMMLEHLGEYETAGRISAAIDTVLTEGPRTGDLGGTANTQQFTDAVIKALV
- a CDS encoding ATP-grasp domain-containing protein, producing the protein MSHLMMLEQTLWVLEQKIANPIYDFSFEHLFACGHPYQVPAAIKAIARIGAIEDYPALYQAWLDQGVHLVNTPEEHVRASELPGWYPLLQDLTPGSIWFDHLPTPQEIEDQLDFPIFIKGARQTSKHQSSLCVARDSAELQTILQEYQQDPILHWQTLVCRELLALRILQAGQGDQLPVAFEFRMFWYRGELAGVGRYWLDGPMYSATPAEMAALLSTARTATQRLNVPFLVVDVAQTAAGHWVVIECNDAQESGYAGVSAVALWQRMIKIEKNGF